The genomic segment GCAACAGATCGATACCACGCTGGTGATACACGCAGGTGTCGAAATACACATTGTTCAGTACCCGTTCTTCCAACTCAAAACCGTTGTCGAGCGCCAGGCCACGGAAACGTCCCCAGTGGTAAGGCACTGCGCCGCCGCCGTGTGGAATGATAACTTTCAGTTCCGGGAAGTCCTTGAACACGTCCGACATCATCAACTGCTGGAAGCCGGTCGTGTCAGCACCCAGATAATGGGAGCCGGTGGTGTGGAAACAATCGTTACAGGATGCCGATACGTGCACCATGGCCGGAATATCGTACTCAACCATTTTTTCGTAAATCGGGTAAAACGAGCGATCTGCCAGCGATGAACCATTCCAGTGACCGCCACTGGGATCCGGGTTCAGGTTGATACCGATAAAGCCCATTTCTTCAACGGTACGAATGATCTCGGGCACGGATTTGGCCGGATCAACACCCGGAGACTGTGGCAGCTGGGCGACCGGGACAAAGTTTTCAGGGAACAGATCGCAGACGCGACGAATAATGTCGTTCTGATGTTCCGTCCAGAACTGGCTGGTGTACTCGTTACCAATGTGATGTCCCATCCAGCTGGCGCGAGGAGAGAAGATGGTCAGATCCGTGCCGCGTTGCTGCTGAAGCTTCAGCTGGTTATTGACGATGGACTCGCGAATCTCGTCATCCGTGATATTAATCGTGCCTTTTTCACCCTTGAACAGCGGATCGGCGGCGACGGCAGCTTTTTGCTGGTCGCGATATTCGCCTACGCCTGGAGGTGTCGTGGTGTAGTGCCCATGGCAATCGATGATCATTATTCTTCTCTCGCTCGTTGATGGTGTTGTTCGCAGGGCCTGTTCCCGCAGAGCAGGCAAACAGCGAACCGCAGCGTCTGTCGGATGCCGAAACCTGCCGTCCGGAAGAGAAGTGGCAGACAGGTGCTCGACAAGCGGTACTTCCAAACGACTGACGGCAAAGCTTACAGCTGCCTGGATGTTGCCTCCCATGGTAGGAACTGACATGCCGGGCTGGCTATTTCAATTTCACTGCTACAATATTGGATTTTGATATAGACCTGTTTATTCGAAGCTCTGGAGCAAGTGATGGATTTTGTCATACCCAACCTGCGACACCTGCGCGTCTTTCTTGAGGTTGCCGAACAAAAAAGCATAAGCAAGGCCGCTCCGAGGGTTTTTTTGTCACAGCCTGCGATCACCCAGGCACTGGCGCGACTGGAAGACATGTTACAAACCGAGCTATTCGAACGCCGTGCCGAAGGCATGTACCCCACAGCCTCGGGAGACGTCTGGTATAACCGTGTCGAACGCTGTATTTCCTGCCTGTTACAAGGCACCAGGGAAGCCTTGCGCTCCGGCAGCAGTCGCACCCAGTCGGCACAACAGATGGTCTCACTGCTGACCACGACCCAACTCAAGGCACTGGTGGCCGTTACCGAAGCAGAAAATTTCAGCATCGCCAGCCGTGCGGTCGGTGTCTCCCAGTCCTCCCTGCATCGGGCCGCCCGCGAGCTGGAGCACCTGTTACAAGTGCCGCTGTTCGAGAAGACCAGCACCGGCATCAGTGCCACCAAAGCCGCTCAGGCACTGGCTCGTGCGACCAAGCTGGCCTTTTCGGAGTTGTATCAGGGCTACTCTGAAGTCAGCGCCTTGCAATTTCGTGAAGTGGGCAAAATCGTACTGGGCAGCATGCCGCTGGCGCGCACCTCAATCCTGCCGGAGGCCATTATTCGGTTTAGTGAAAGGCACCCGGATATCGATATCCAGGTCGTCGATGCGCCCTACGACGATCTGCTGCACCACCTGCGCCACGGCGATCTCGATTTTCTCATTGGTGCCCTGCGCTTCCCGCCACCAGTCGACGACGTGCTGCAGGAAGAGCTGCTGTCCCCGCCGCTGGCGATTATTTGCCGCCCAGCACACCCACTACTCATCACCGCCAGCGGTGATCTCGCGCTGCCGACCCTGAACGATCTGCCCCGCTACCCCTGGGTTGTGCCGCGCGAAGGCACTCCAACCCGCAAGGCATTTGAGGCACTGTTTGAACAACATGACATCAAGCCGCCACAACGACTGGTCGAAACCAGTTCTCAAATCCTGATTAGGGAACTGTTACGCGGCAGCGACCGCCTGACCCTGATTTCAACTCATCAGATAGAACATGAACTGAATACCGGGCTGTTATCCGTATTACCCGTCACCCTTGAACATACCCGTCGCGCTATCGGCATCACCTTACGCCAGAACTGGCAGGCAACCCCCAGCCAGATGCAGTTTCTGGATATATTGCGCGAGCAGGCCGCCGCCTGCCGTGATCTGTGAGTGATCTGTGAGTGATCTGTGAGTGATCAAACAGGATCGTTGTAGAAAACCAATACCTGATAGCTAATCAGGCCAGAACCAGCTTGAAAATAGGGTAACGGCAACCGACCGTGCCTGCATCAATTCAGGCCAGCAGTAAAAAACAAGGCGGCTACAGGCCCACAAGCTGGTACTTTTTAACGGTTTTTATTGCCCCGGCAAACAATGACACGAGTCTGTCGAGACACTCTTTTTTTTGCCGCACCAGAACAATGCATTATCAAAATTGAATAGCTAATCCGGTTTATCAATTACCCTGATTCCGGGGCCAATGTTAGATTGGAGTTCTCGAACTTGGTCGTTTTGAGTTTTGTGTTGTTGCCCGTTGTCCCGTGTTGCTCAGGTATGGTTCTTCAGGATCACACCGGGCAATATTGGCAGCGGGCGTTTTTTCAGACCGTTCGATGTCAATCTTCAGTACGCTTGCGAACTTTCAGCGCTGAACTCCCATCATTCAGCGTTCACGCTGAACATTCCGCCAGCCTGTTGCTGCAATATTCCTTGCAAACCCAGTAAATAACCGGCATCCCCGGTGCTACAGACACACAGATCAGGAGAACAAGAATGAGATTATGTGTTGCAGGTGCCGCCGGCGCCTTTGGCCAGAAACACCTGGACGCGGTCGCCAACATTGAAGGCGCTGAAGTGGTATCCGTTGTCGGTACCCGTCCCGACGTCATCAAACAGGTAGCAGAAGAACGTGGCATTCCACACTACTGTACCGACCTGGCTGAAGCCCTGGCCCGTGACGACGTTGACGGCGTACTGCTGGCAACACCGACCAGCATGCATGCCTCCCAGGCGATCCAGTGTCTGGAAGCCGGCAAGCATGTGATGGTTGAAATTCCGATGGCCGATAACATCGAAGACTCTCGCAAGCTGGTTGAAGTGCAGCAGCGTACCGGCCTGGTCGCCATGTCTGGCCAGACCCGTCGTTTTAACCCGTCTCACCAGTGGATTCACAACAAGATCCAGGCCGGTGAGCTGAACGTTCAACAGATGGATGTACAAACCTACTTCTTCCGTCGTACCAACACCAATGCCAAGGGTCAGGCACGTTCCTGGACCGACCACTTGCTGTGGCACCACGCCTGTCACACCGTTGACCTGTTCCAGTATCAGACCGGTGAAACTTGCAGCAAGGTTCAGGCGCTACAAGGTCCGATTCATCCAGATCTGGGCATTGCCATGGACATGAGCATTGGCCTGAAAGTACCCAGCGGTGCAATCTGTACCCTGTCGCTGTCGTTTAACAACGAAGGCCCATTCGGTACTTTCTTCCGCTACATCTGTGACCAGGGCACCTACATCGCCCGTTACGATGACCTGGTAGATGGCTACGAAAACCCGATCGACCTGTCAGGCGTTACCGTATCCAACAACGGTATTGAACTGCAGGATCGTGAATTCATCGCCGCCGTCAAAGAAGGCCGTGAGCCTAACTCTTCTGTTGCCCAGGTTCTGCCCGCAATGGAAACTCTGGATAAGCTGGAACAGTTGCTGGAAGCCGAATAATCCGTTGTAACGGAATCCTGCGGTGATCTGCTGCTCTACTGCTGGCTCCCACGCTCCGGCATGGTAGCCATGGGTGGCATCCGTTCCCACGCCGAAGCGTGGGAACGAGTCAAGCATCCGACGCTGCAACTCCGAATCACGCGCCAACTCGCTTCCCAAAACCGGCTCCGCCGGTTTTTCCGTTTCTGACATGAGGTGTTTTTATGACCACGCTGAAGACTGAATTTAACAACCCCGGTATCGGTCTGGGTTGTATGAACCTGTCCCATGCCTATGGTGTTCCGCTCCCGGAAGACGAAGCCATCAAGGCATTACATGCCGCGTTTGATATGGGCTATCGCCATTTTGATACCGCCACCTTGTATGGTGGTGGCAAGAACGAACTGCTGCTGGGCAAGGCCCTGAAAACGCTGCGCAACGATATTTTTCTGGCATCCAAAGGCGGCATGCAGATCGGCGAGCAAAGCGGCGTCAAGGAAATCAATGGCGCTCCAGCCACCTTGCGCAAACAGGTCGAAAACAGTCTGCGGCGCTTGCAGGTTGAACACATCGACCTCTATTACCTGCACCGTCTTGATCCGAACACAGCGATCGAAGCATCGGTTGGGGCACTGGCCGAGATGGTAAAAGAAGGCAAAATTGGTGCGATCGGCCTGTCTGAAGTCTCCGCCGACACCCTGCGCAAGGCCCATGCGGTACACCCGATTGCAGCGTTACAAACCGAATACTCGCTGTGGAGCCGTAACGCCGAAATCGCCGTATTGCAAGCCACTAAAGAGTTGGGTACCGCCTTTGTTGCCTTCTCTCCGGTAGCGCGTGGCTTCCTCGCCAATGGCCTGCAGGACGTGGACTCACTGGAGCCGAAGGATATTCGCCGTAATATGCCGCGCTTTTATCCAGAGAACTTTGCTGCCAACCTCAAGCTGCTGGAACAGTACCACCAGATTGCCACCACGGTTGGTTGTACGCCTGCGCAATTGGCACTGGCCTGGGTTTGCGCTCAAGGCGACCATATCGTCCCCATTCCCGGGACACGCTCAGTGGCCCACATGCAAGAAAACCTGCAAACCCAAGACATTACCCTGTCTGCCGACATCATCCGCCAGCTGAACCTGCTGATCAATCAGACCACCGTCACCGGCAGCCGCTACAGCCCGGCCCAGCAGGTTGAAATTGATACCGAAGAATTCAGCAGCTGATTGTTGTCGTAGCCGACGACGCCTGCCAATAACATCCATGGCTTTCGGCAAATACTGTCGCAAAGCCATGGCTTACAAAAACAACAATAAAAACATCTTATGAATTCAGCGCAATCCAGTAGAGCAACCGATGGCAACGCCAAATCACCATCCGGTACGTATCAGCGAATTTCCCGCTACACCCTGTACAGCGAGGCGCCGTCCGCCAGTGACCCGGAGTTTGTCCACATTGAGGATATTCCCAGCCGGGCCAGACTGTTCGACTGGGCCATCAATATTCATACCCATCCGAATATGTTCCAACTGGTCTTTGTCCACACCGGTTCAGTGCGGATATTTATTGATGGCCAGGAAGAAAACCACAGTGCGCCGGTGATTATCTCGGTACCTGCCGGGGTGGTGCATGGTTTCGAATTTGAACGCGAAGCCACCGAAGGCTGCGTGATTACCGTCTCCCGCCTGCTGATTCAGGACGACCAGTTTGCCCGCCAGTTTCCGTTCGAACAGGAATTACTGCAAACCGCCCGTATTATCAACCTGACCCACCACCCGAAGGATCTGGCCTTTATCGACCAGACGGCCCTGCAATTGACGGATGAGTATCAGGGTAATGCCATTGGCAAAAAAGCCATGTTTGCCTGGCTACTATTCGGTTTACTGATCAAGCTGGGGCGTCTGGTCGAAGAGCGTCCGGAAACCGGCCCGGAAGATATTCACAGCGAACGCTTCCGCCGCCTGAACACCCTGATCGAAGGGCACTATCGCCAACACCAGGCGGTCGAGTTTTATGCGCAGGAACTGTGCACCACCCCGGCCAGCCTGAGCCGTACTTGCAAGCAGGTGGCCGACAAGAACATCACCGACCTGCTCTACGACCGCCTGATACTGGAAGCCCAGCGTATGCTGATTTATTCCTCAGTGCCGGTTTCACTGATCGCCTATGATCTGGGGTTTAATGACCCGGCCTATTTTTCGCGCTTTTTTCGCCGCCGGGTTGGCCTGTCGCCAACCGCATTCCGGGAACAAAGGGATGGTATTCATGGTATAAACTCGTAACGGGATTACCATCTCGACAGTACGACCTGAATAACATCATCCGCTGCCTGACCACACTTGGCTGGGATAATCATTACATCACCCGCTCAATTCAGACAGGGACTTGCATCATGAAACTCACTGCCCCATGTTCTCCCATTGATTTTTCTTCTAAAGATATTTACGGCAATCCCATTCGTCTGAGCCATTACGCCGGGAAAAAGATTCTGCTGGCCTTTTTTCGTGATGCCGCCTGCCCTTTCTGCAACCTGCGCCTTTATGAACTCACCAACCAATACAAAACCTTGCAAGCCGCCAACGTTGAAGTTATCGCCGTATTCAGCTCAACCGCAGAAGAAGTCAGACATTTTGTTGCTCGTCATCCGCGTCCCTTTATTTTGTTGAGCGACCCCGATCTGCAACTGTACGAACGTTATGGTATCGAGCAATCTGCCATGGCCATCGTCAAAGCCATACTGTTACGCTTGCCCCGTATCGTCAGTGGCTTGCTGAAAGGTGGCACTGGCGATACGAAGAATCCTCATATCAAACTGGTGCCTGCCGATTTCCTGATTTCGGAGCAAGGAGAAATCCAGCTCGCCTGGTACGGCCGCCACACCAGCGACCATATCCCGATGAAAACGCTGGAGCAATTTGCCGCTGGGACGCTCGGCTCCCGCCGTTAGGGATGATGTGCTATTAGAGGGGAGCCAGAGCGAGTTTGGTGTTATGGAACGGGCACTCAGGTAACAGGTCAAGTGCCTTGGGGATCGCTTTCCTGGTTTACAGCCGAGATGCCAGCTGCGCTTATAACCAGCGCAGCTTGCGGAACCAGGCCAGCAACCCAACGGCTAATGTAGCCATGGCCCCCAGCAAGATAAAGTAGCCGTTGTGGAGTTTCAGTTCGGGAATGTATTCGAAGTTCATACCGTACAGCCCGGCCAGAAAACCCAACGGGATAAAAATCGCGGTAATCACGGTCAGTACTCGCATGGTGTTGTTGAGCTGGTGCGAGGTAACGGCCAGATAACCGTCAATCAGATCGCCGCAAATGTCGTAGAACATCGACACCAGACTGGCAAGACGTTCAAAGCGGTCGTGCAGATCATTCAAAGTGTGATCCAGCCCGAGATCCGGCTGTTCAAACAGCGCCAGATCACTGGATTTCAGCTCATCGGTAATACTCTGGTGATAATTAAAAATGCGCCGCAGCTTTACCAGTCGTGACCGATAGCCCATTAACTGGCGCATCAGGGCATCGGTTCCCTGGTCGTGCAAGGCATCTTCAAGGTCACTCAGCTGGTCTTCAAACGCCAGTACATGTTCCAGATACATACCGGCCGAGGTATGCATAATGCGTAACGCCAACTGGGCCGGGCAGCGCTGTAAATGAATACCGCCATGTCCTGCCATCAAACGATTGATACTTTCCGCCGGTAACGGGTGATAGCTGATCAGCAAACGCTCACTGATAAAAAATGAAATCGACTGGGATTTATGGTGTAACTGGCTATCAAACCGGGCGATACCGCGATACAGGATAAACACGTGGTCGTCGAATACTTCTAGCTTGGGCGGGTGGCGATCACGCTGGGCATCTTCGATGGCCAGCGCATGGCAACCCAGTCCCAACAATATCTGCCGTTCTGCCTGATGCTGTTCGAGTCCTTCCGACGTCAAATCGAGCCAGAGCCGACTGCTGGCGTCGTTACGCCAGTCATGCACCAACTCCTCTCCACCAATGGACGCCTGGCCATTGCCGTTAATCATCAGGGTACGAATCATCAACTGTCCTTCAGGTAAAAATACAGCGGCTCAGGTCAGGCGTGTTACATCGACCGCAACCCGTAGCACTGGATTACTGCCGCCACCGTAGATCACCCCGCACACCGGCGTCACGTCATAGAAGTCCCGTCCCCAGGCCGTCACAATATGCTGTTCATGTGCCATACAGTTATTGGTAGGGTCGTATTCAAACCACCCCTCACCGGGTGCATAAACCGCTAACCAGGCGTGTGTGGCATCAGCCCCAACCATTTTTTCTTGCCCTGGCGGCGGCAGGGTTTCCAGATAACCGGAGACATAGCGGGCCGCAAACCCCAGTGAGCGCAGAATGGCAATTTGCAGGTGGGCGAAGTCCTGACAGACACCTCTGCGGGTATCCAGGACTTCCTGCAACGGCGTCGCAATGGTGGTGGATGCCGGTGAATATTCAAATTCCTGGTAAATTTTACTGGTCAGCGCCATGACAGCAGTCAGTAGCGGCTTGTCATCTTCAAACAGATTAGCGGCAAATTCTTGCAAGATTTGCGATGACTTGAGCATCGGTGAATCCAGCAGAAACTCCCGCGCCAATAACACTTCTGGAGCACGGGAGCTGCTCATCGCCTCAAGAGCATCACGACAACTGATTCCAAACTCCAGGTCGGGTGCCGCTTTTTGTACTCCCGTCCGTACTTCGCTGGTGGATGTAATCACCAGTTTCTTGTGCGGCTTCTGAATTTCAAAGTGGTAGGCGTTATTGCCAAAATAATCACTGCGATTGGAGGTAAATGCAGCACCTGGCAGCACATCAACACGTGTCGATAAACATTGCTGTCGCAAGGTATCCCGAGGTGTGACATGGGCCATGTTGTAACAGTGGGATACCCGACTGTGATAAACATATTCTGTGGTATGACGGATTCGATATAACACTAGATACTTTCCCAGGTACTGTTAACCAGTTGCTGTGAGGCTTCCCGGTGATCAAAGTATTTGTCAGTAATCATTTCACTCAAGCCACTCAGCTGGCTGGCGATCTTTTTCATTTGCTCATCCAGGTGACTGCGCTGGAATCCGTCGGCTTTACTCAGTTCAGCCAGCGACGATAATTTGAGCAGCGTTTCACACTCAAGAATCCGGCGCTCATCGGCGGCCAACTCGTGCATCTGGGTTGGTGTTTTCGGCAGCGCCCGAATATGCTGCCGCAATTGTTCCACCTGATACATCAAGGAACGCGGATTGGTCGGATCCATCATCACCAGATCCAGACTCGTCTGGATGCCGACACGGGCACGGTAACGGCGGCGATAACTGATCAGGGCTTCCAGCGACAGCAATAATGCTTCACACAGTTTGCTCTGATCCGACTCGGACAATACCGGTACAATCAGACTGTCGATTGCAATCGCGATCTGGTAACCCCGTTCGAGACGTCTTCCCATATCCATAAAACGCCAGCCGAAACCACGAATCATGCTTTCCTGGGTCAGACCGGAAAGAGCCATCAGCGCGGTCACCAGCGGGTCGAGTGCTTCTTCCGGCGCCGATGCGAGGCTGCCAGAAAAGCTGATACCCAGCATGTTCAAGGCATCACGAATGTCGTTGATAACGCGGTAAGTATCCGACGACAACAGTTCCTTGGTTTCATCGGCGCAATAAAGCATCGCATTAAGGTTGCCGGAAATGCTGCGCAGTACCGAACCATTTTCGATAATGCCCCGCAGAGCTTCTTCTGCGGTCTGGTCATCGGTGGAACGTGACGGCGTCGCGGTGATCATGGAGACGGCATGCAGTAGCTGATGCTGGGTTATATCGCTGATACGCTCTTCGCCATTCAGCATCATAAAGGCCGTACGCAGTATCCGCAGGGCCGCTTCTGCACGCTCGGCATAACGCCCCATCCAGAACAGGTTTTCCACCACGCGGCTGGGCAGGCTGATCAGGTCGGCTTCACGACTGACCGGCTCATCCAGCTGCTCATCGTGGGCCAGGCGTTCCGGTTCAGAAGCAATAACCCAAGTGTCTTTGCTCTTGGAACCGGTTTGGCTGGAGATCATAAACGAACGTTCGCCATGACCAATGCGCGTCAACCCGCCCGGCATAACGGTGTAAGACGTGTCCGTTGCTACCGCAAAACTGCGCAGGATAACCGGACGGGGTTTGAGTACGCCGTCCACAAAAGAAGGGACGTGGGAGGCTTCCATCACTGGCTGGGCAACGTATTGGGTTGGATCAGCTTCAATCCGGGCTTTCAGTATTCGGGTTTCTTCCTGCCCCAGTTCTGGTCCATAAAGACTGCGGTTATCCAGATTGCGGTACACCGGCTTGATCACCAGTTCGTGCAAGTGATCCAGTACATAGGCACGATCCTCATCAAGACCACACCAGCGTGTTTCTACCGATGGCAAACGTAGCTCACGGCCCAACAAGTGTTTGGCGATACCGGGTAAAAAGCGTAAAAAAACCGGGTTTTCCAATACCCCGGAACCAAGCGGGTTAGCCACGACGACATTACCAGCCCGAACCACTTCAAGCAGGTTGGCGACTCCGAGGCGGGAGTCACCACGCAATTCAACCGGATCACAGAACCAGTCATCCACCCGGCGTAACAAGACGTCTACCCGGCTCAGGCCATCCAGCGACTTCATCCATAAAAAGCCGTTACGAACGACCAGATCGTCACTTTGAACCAGATGAAAACCCAGGTAATTAGCCAGGTAGGCGTGTTCAAAGTAGGTTTCGTTATGCGCACCGGGTGTCATGACCGCAACACGTGGCGTACTGGTATTGGGTGACAGGGAATTCAGTTTGGAACGCAGGCGCTGAAAAAAGGCCGCCAGCCGGTGTACATGGCTGTCGCGGAACAGACTCGGAAACACCCGCGACATCACGTTGCGGTTTTCCAGTGAATAGCCAGCACCACTCGGGCTTTGGGCACGATCGCCAATCGCCATCATCTGGCCATCTGCACCACGCACCAGATCAACCGAGTGCAAAATCAGATCGTGGTCACCCGGCAAGTGGATGCCATTACAAGCGCGTAAAAAACCACGATGGCAAAACAGTGCGTCAGGGGGAATCACCCCTGAGCGAATCAGATCCCGATTACCATAAAGATCCCGTAACAGCAGATTAAACAGCTCTGCCCGTTCCAGCAGACCGGCTTCAATCCGTCCCCACTCATCACTGCCAATAACGTAGGGAACCAGATCCATATTCCAGGTATGAGATGGCGTACTGGAATCACTGTAGATGTTATAGGTCGCGCCATCGTCCCGCAAAATACGCAGCGCCTTGGTCTGGCGCTCATCAAATGAAGCAGACCCCAGCTCTTTCAGACTGTCGAGAAGATAGGACCAGTGCGGACGCAGCTCTCCATTGGCATCGACGGCTTCATCCTGAAGTGCCGGATTATGGCGGTAGATCAGTTCATCGCTGTCTGGCCCTGGAGCCGGTGACACGGTCGGCGACATGCTTGTTCTCGCTGCGGATTCGAAGGAACGCTGTTAAAAAATTCCGGCCAAAAAAATGGCCGCTTGCGGCGGCCATTATGTCAGATTGGGGAAATTGTCTCAGCTTTGTTTGCTCCCTCCCCCAACAGAGGGAGCAAACGCGCCTTATTTACGCCGTAAATCCAGCGTACAAGGATAATCGTTCGGAGACTCTTCTGCTGGAGGTGCCATCGGACGCGGTTCGGTATGCGGGAAAAACTCCCGGATAGCATCGATGTCCGGACGGGCAGAATACGCCCCATGGCTGTGATCCAGCGTTGAGAAACGATTGACCCGGCGCGATTCCGCTTCAAAGGAATTTACCGGGAAAGTGTCGTAACTGCGGCCACCTGGATGCGATACATGGTAACTGCAGCCGCCCACAGAACGGCCATTCCAGGTATCAATCAGGTCAAACATCAATGGTGACTGTACCCCGATGGTTGGATGCAGCGCCGACGGGGGTGCCCAGGCCTTGTAGCGCACACCGGCAACGTATTCGCCATGGCGACCCGTGCTGGTGAGAGGTACACGACGATCATTACACGCCAGTACATAGCGGTTGTTGGTCATGCCGTACACCTTGACCTGCAAACGCTCGACCGAGGAATCCACATAACGGGACGTACCGAAACTGGAGACTTCCTCGCCCAGAACGTGCCATGGCTCAATCGCCCAGCGCAGCTCGATCTTGATATCACCCAGTTCTACCCGGCCATAATGCGGGAAACGGAACTCTTCAAACGGCAACAGCCATTCTGCGCGGAAATCGAGACCATGCTCCTGCAGATCCTGAGCGACTTCCTGAATATCTTCCCAGACATAATGTGGCAGCATGAACTTATCATGCAGCTGGGTATTCCAGCGCACCAGATCGTGTTTGTACGGATCTTTCCAGAAACGGATCAACAAGGCCCGGATCAACAGCGCCTGAACCAGCCCCATGCGGCTGTGCGGTGGCATTTCAAAACCACGAAACTCCAAAATACCCAAGCGGCCTGACGCGCTGCCTGGTGCAAACAGCTTGTCGATACAGAACTCGGCACGGTGCGTATTGCCGGTCACATCGATCAGCAGGTTACGCATAATGCGGTCGACCAGCCATGGCAGGGCAGATTCCCCTTCCGGCATTTGCTGGAAGGCAATCTCCAGTTCATACAGACCTTCGTCCCGGCCTTCATCCACCCGTGGTGCCTGGCTGGTCGGGCCAATAAAGGCACCCGAAAACAGATAGGACAAACTTGGATGATGCTGCCAGTAAGTGACAAAGCTGCGCAGTAAGTCAGGGCGACGCAGCATTGGGCTATCCGCTGGAGTCTTGCCACCCAGCGTGA from the Candidatus Thalassolituus haligoni genome contains:
- a CDS encoding amidohydrolase family protein, whose amino-acid sequence is MIIDCHGHYTTTPPGVGEYRDQQKAAVAADPLFKGEKGTINITDDEIRESIVNNQLKLQQQRGTDLTIFSPRASWMGHHIGNEYTSQFWTEHQNDIIRRVCDLFPENFVPVAQLPQSPGVDPAKSVPEIIRTVEEMGFIGINLNPDPSGGHWNGSSLADRSFYPIYEKMVEYDIPAMVHVSASCNDCFHTTGSHYLGADTTGFQQLMMSDVFKDFPELKVIIPHGGGAVPYHWGRFRGLALDNGFELEERVLNNVYFDTCVYHQRGIDLLLDIVPTKNILFASEMIGAVRGIDPDTGHYFDDTKRYIDGNTALSAEQKAEIFEGNTRRVFSRLALPQ
- a CDS encoding LysR family transcriptional regulator, with the protein product MDFVIPNLRHLRVFLEVAEQKSISKAAPRVFLSQPAITQALARLEDMLQTELFERRAEGMYPTASGDVWYNRVERCISCLLQGTREALRSGSSRTQSAQQMVSLLTTTQLKALVAVTEAENFSIASRAVGVSQSSLHRAARELEHLLQVPLFEKTSTGISATKAAQALARATKLAFSELYQGYSEVSALQFREVGKIVLGSMPLARTSILPEAIIRFSERHPDIDIQVVDAPYDDLLHHLRHGDLDFLIGALRFPPPVDDVLQEELLSPPLAIICRPAHPLLITASGDLALPTLNDLPRYPWVVPREGTPTRKAFEALFEQHDIKPPQRLVETSSQILIRELLRGSDRLTLISTHQIEHELNTGLLSVLPVTLEHTRRAIGITLRQNWQATPSQMQFLDILREQAAACRDL
- a CDS encoding Gfo/Idh/MocA family oxidoreductase, coding for MRLCVAGAAGAFGQKHLDAVANIEGAEVVSVVGTRPDVIKQVAEERGIPHYCTDLAEALARDDVDGVLLATPTSMHASQAIQCLEAGKHVMVEIPMADNIEDSRKLVEVQQRTGLVAMSGQTRRFNPSHQWIHNKIQAGELNVQQMDVQTYFFRRTNTNAKGQARSWTDHLLWHHACHTVDLFQYQTGETCSKVQALQGPIHPDLGIAMDMSIGLKVPSGAICTLSLSFNNEGPFGTFFRYICDQGTYIARYDDLVDGYENPIDLSGVTVSNNGIELQDREFIAAVKEGREPNSSVAQVLPAMETLDKLEQLLEAE
- a CDS encoding aldo/keto reductase — protein: MTTLKTEFNNPGIGLGCMNLSHAYGVPLPEDEAIKALHAAFDMGYRHFDTATLYGGGKNELLLGKALKTLRNDIFLASKGGMQIGEQSGVKEINGAPATLRKQVENSLRRLQVEHIDLYYLHRLDPNTAIEASVGALAEMVKEGKIGAIGLSEVSADTLRKAHAVHPIAALQTEYSLWSRNAEIAVLQATKELGTAFVAFSPVARGFLANGLQDVDSLEPKDIRRNMPRFYPENFAANLKLLEQYHQIATTVGCTPAQLALAWVCAQGDHIVPIPGTRSVAHMQENLQTQDITLSADIIRQLNLLINQTTVTGSRYSPAQQVEIDTEEFSS
- a CDS encoding helix-turn-helix domain-containing protein, with the translated sequence MNSAQSSRATDGNAKSPSGTYQRISRYTLYSEAPSASDPEFVHIEDIPSRARLFDWAINIHTHPNMFQLVFVHTGSVRIFIDGQEENHSAPVIISVPAGVVHGFEFEREATEGCVITVSRLLIQDDQFARQFPFEQELLQTARIINLTHHPKDLAFIDQTALQLTDEYQGNAIGKKAMFAWLLFGLLIKLGRLVEERPETGPEDIHSERFRRLNTLIEGHYRQHQAVEFYAQELCTTPASLSRTCKQVADKNITDLLYDRLILEAQRMLIYSSVPVSLIAYDLGFNDPAYFSRFFRRRVGLSPTAFREQRDGIHGINS
- a CDS encoding peroxiredoxin family protein, with the translated sequence MKLTAPCSPIDFSSKDIYGNPIRLSHYAGKKILLAFFRDAACPFCNLRLYELTNQYKTLQAANVEVIAVFSSTAEEVRHFVARHPRPFILLSDPDLQLYERYGIEQSAMAIVKAILLRLPRIVSGLLKGGTGDTKNPHIKLVPADFLISEQGEIQLAWYGRHTSDHIPMKTLEQFAAGTLGSRR
- a CDS encoding magnesium transporter CorA family protein, giving the protein MIRTLMINGNGQASIGGEELVHDWRNDASSRLWLDLTSEGLEQHQAERQILLGLGCHALAIEDAQRDRHPPKLEVFDDHVFILYRGIARFDSQLHHKSQSISFFISERLLISYHPLPAESINRLMAGHGGIHLQRCPAQLALRIMHTSAGMYLEHVLAFEDQLSDLEDALHDQGTDALMRQLMGYRSRLVKLRRIFNYHQSITDELKSSDLALFEQPDLGLDHTLNDLHDRFERLASLVSMFYDICGDLIDGYLAVTSHQLNNTMRVLTVITAIFIPLGFLAGLYGMNFEYIPELKLHNGYFILLGAMATLAVGLLAWFRKLRWL
- a CDS encoding transglutaminase N-terminal domain-containing protein translates to MLYRIRHTTEYVYHSRVSHCYNMAHVTPRDTLRQQCLSTRVDVLPGAAFTSNRSDYFGNNAYHFEIQKPHKKLVITSTSEVRTGVQKAAPDLEFGISCRDALEAMSSSRAPEVLLAREFLLDSPMLKSSQILQEFAANLFEDDKPLLTAVMALTSKIYQEFEYSPASTTIATPLQEVLDTRRGVCQDFAHLQIAILRSLGFAARYVSGYLETLPPPGQEKMVGADATHAWLAVYAPGEGWFEYDPTNNCMAHEQHIVTAWGRDFYDVTPVCGVIYGGGSNPVLRVAVDVTRLT